In a genomic window of Amblyomma americanum isolate KBUSLIRL-KWMA chromosome 4, ASM5285725v1, whole genome shotgun sequence:
- the LOC144130140 gene encoding acetylcholinesterase-like — translation MVVLASDWFQFDYRGALDIVWETIALGGDIIVVIVNHRLGVLGFLDASSAGASAAAGAEDVFLSLTWISEHIQAFQGDPALIVGFGFISGSYLASMDLFAEAQGRKRLFARLVLHGAAPTSLLPRAGLSSLTEIATSLECSSAAPLVDCLRRASLKSIDEATAKQPLLVFAPSCGRPLIGACDGIFAKLPKNLTGTDVLCGYNSFDGREFFDHTFVRESRQPDDPKMLFNHLLQYFSGNRSRQELPQEVQQYLKRHNKTSIHGFRELVSDMVLRCPMFELAREASARGATVHVYHSHGAHKLLEPAVMMADLIAFVKTGDVNWRKFSEQNSILLANGSSKRVLRWDSKDCELPTRLSRTVFR, via the exons GTCATCGTCAACCACAGACTCGGCGTCCTCGGGTTCCTTGACGCCAGCTCCGCTGGGGCGTCTGCAGCCGCCGGCGCCGAAGACGTATTCCTCAGCCTGACCTGGATTAGCGAGCACATCCAAGCGTTCCAAGGTGACCCAGCGCTTATCGTGGGGTTCGGATTCATCTCCGGCTCGTACCTGGCATCCATGGACCTCTTCGCCGAGGCGCAAGGCAGGAAGAGATTGTTCGCACGCCTCGTCCTGCACGGCGCCGCGCCGACGTCGCTGCTTCCGCGCGCTGGGCTCAGCTCGCTGACCGAGATCGCGACGTCGCTCGAATGTTCGAGTGCAGCGCCTCTCGTCGACTGCCTCAGGCGGGCCAGTCTTAAAAGCATTGACGAAGCAACGGCGAAACAGCCGCTACTAGTCTTTGCCCCCAGCTGCGGTCGACCTCTCATCGGAGCATGCGACGGGATTTTCGCGAAACTACCGAAAAATCTGACAGGCACCGACGTGCTGTGTGGTTACAATAGCTTCGACGGACGCGAGTTCTTCGACCACACTTTCGTGCGAGAGTCCAGACAACCTGACGACCCGAAAATGTTGTTCAACCACCTTCTACAATACTTCTCGGGCAACCGTTCGCGCCAGGAGCTGCCACAGGAAGTGCAGCAGTACCTGAAGAGGCACAACAAAACCAGTATACACGGTTTCAGGGAACTGGTTTCAGATATGGTTTTGCGATGCCCCATGTTTGAACTGGCTCGCGAAGCATCCGCAAGGGGAGCCACCGTGCACGTTTACCACTCGCACGGCGCCCACAAGCTTCTCGAGCCCGCCGTGATGATGGCCGACCTCATCGCTTTTGTCAAAACAGG GGACGTGAACTGGCGGAAGTTTTCGGAGCAGAACAGCATTCTTCTGGCGAATGGATCCTCGAAACGAGTACTGAGATGGGACAGCAAAGACTGCGAGCTCCCGACTCGGCTGTCCCGAACCGTGTTTCGTTAA